Part of the Brassica oleracea var. oleracea cultivar TO1000 chromosome C8, BOL, whole genome shotgun sequence genome is shown below.
CGTACACGGTAGGCCTTAGGATTCCAGTGACCGCCAGGTTCCATCGTCTCCCCCAGAAATCCTGAAGAGATGTCGCCAGGTACGGTTTGTTGAACTGTGGCTCTAGCTCAAGACCTGACATGGCTCGAACCATGGTGGCCGTGGCGGCTAGGATGAGCTCGAGGAGGAGGTAGATATGAATCGCGTAGAGAGTCAATACGGCTTTGTTCGGGAGTTTGCTGTTATACTCGTAGACTTTTGTCATAAGAACCAAAAGAGTAGCCATGATGGTATAATATAATAGACCCTCTCTGGATGATCCTCCTTGGGAGTAAGATTTAGGGCTCAGATGAATCTTGATGGGCAAGCAAGAGACGGCTAAGAAAATAGGGAGAGATAAGGGTTTGGTGTCTGAAGCAAGAGGACCTCGTCCTAAAGCAAAGAGAAAGAGCTTGAAGTTAGCGAGCCAGGAGATGAAGAAAGCCGTGATGCCGACAGCATGTATGTTGGACAATGATAAAGGAACAATGAAGAAATAGAGGAAGACTGGTATGAACAGTATCATCCTTCTCATCCCATTAGGAACCAATCTGGCAACGACATATGTGTAACAAAGTGAGATGATCACTAAACACCACGCGCTTATGAAGCTCACCATCTCCATGTGTGTTTTCTTTTGGTTCTGACTTCTGAAATATTCAAGTCTCCGGAAAGGATGAAAGAAGATGATGGAGACGAACAATGATCAACAAAACTGACATAAGATCTTAAAAAACGTGCCATGCATCGATGTAAACCATGAGGAACGTCTTTTTTTATATTTTCTATTCATTGTCAAGTTGACGATCAATAGTATTAAATCAATACTATTAAAACATAAGTACAATTTTAGACCCAAATATTAAAACATAATATAATAACATAATTGTGCCTATAACATTAACATTAATAAATAAACACCATAAAATCTAATAGCTTAAATATGAGAAGATTTTTTTAATTTTTTTTTTTTGTTAAGATTACATCCCATAAAAATAACAATTAGAAATTAGTGAAAACCATAGAATTTGCCCTTTTTCAAATTAAAAAATCCATAGAATTTTTAAGAAAAATTTTCCTAAACGGCCTTAAACCAAGTTTTTCTTCCAAATATAGACTTCAAGGCCCAACTTGGCAGAAATGTTTCATTTAATGATACTTAATTACCAGAGCACCTCCAATGTTAATTTAACCTAAATTATTAAATAATAAAATGAAAAACATTTTGAAAACTTTTCGTAAGTTTTCGGCGACGAAGATGTGTCGTCGTCCCTGTATTGTTGTATGTTGTCTCCGTCGTCGTCTACGTATCGCCTCCGCATCATCTTCGCCGTCGTCTGCATATCGCCTCCGCATCGTCTCTGTCGTCTGCGCATCGTCTCCATTGTCGTTTGTGCATCGCCTCCGCATCGTCTCGATCAGTCCTCATCTGCGCATCGCCTCTGCATTGTCTCCGATCTGTCCTCGTCACTACAAGCTCGCCGTCTACGATGATGTCATCTCCAAAGTCTTTTCATTTCTTTGATGCTGCTAAATCTCAATATGCGATTTCTCTCTGCTCAAATCACTCATGTGTGGGGTTTCTTCTTACTAGTATTGTAATCTGTTTAATTTGATTGTTGAAAATCAGCATATTGTTGCTTGCATTGTATTGAATCTCAATGGTAAAAACTCAGAAATCTTCAATCTTGGATTCATTTATCATGTTTAATGAGGATAATTGGGTATTACTTCATTTTAACATAGTCATTGGCATCTATGTTTTTCTGAAATAATTTGATCAATATATGATTCAGTCATTGTTTCATTTGTTTCTCCTGTTTCTTTGAATTGATATTCCAGTTTTTGGTTATACTCTGCAGAGAGAAAAACATGTACATTGTTTCTAATTTCTTTGTGTTTGTATGATTTTTTTCCTTTTTAGACTATTCAGGATAAGTTTTCTGATCATGTACTAAATCTTCCAAAAAAATTGAATCATGCATGTTATTACTGATTCAGCTAGCTGTAACAAGCAAACTACTGATACATTTGCTTTTCCTGTTCCTTTTGAATGTTATTCCAGTTTTTGGTTCTACTGTGCAGAGAGAAAAACGGGTAATTGGTTTCTAATTTTTTTTTTTGTGTTTGCTTGATTTTCTTCTTTCTTAGACTATTCAGGATAGGTTTCCTGAACATGTACTAAACCTTCTAAACAAATTGAATCATGAAGGTTATTAGTGATTCAGCTAGCTGTAACAAGAAAACTACTATACATTTGCTTCTCATGCTATACGATGAAGTTTCCTATTCATTTGTGTTCTATTCTTTTTCATTTCAATGGTTTGTTGATGATTTACATTTTTACTGATCATTTTATGGATGTTGTTTAATGGTTACGTGATATGCACCGACCACATATATATTTGTTTTTGGAAGTCTATCTTGAATAAGTTGGATTATTTCCAACTTATGTAATGTACAATTTAGGTTTAAATGCATTTTTCCTCCAAATTCCAAATCACAATTTGAAATTTCCCAAATATGAAGATATAAATCCTTAGTCTTTGATCTGATTTCATTTTTTAGTTTAAACTTCTTTGTTAGAAAGAAACGCACTAATCCCCTATATATTATTTGAGAAGCATTACAACTTCTTTTTGTAGCCACATGTCATCACTAGAATGATTTTTAGAATCATTAGAGAAATATGTTGGTCCATCTAATTATATAATAAGTCTTTTATTAAACTAACAATAAATTCATCATTAATGTACTTTATTATTTCCTTAAATAAAATTTACGGAATTGCCTAATGTGGCTAAAGTATATATGAGAATTAATGATTTTGAATAATAAAGATTTGATAAAAAATAGTGTATCTTCTATCATATTTGTTTAATTTTAAACTATTAAATAAATTAAACAACCACAATAACCATATAATAAAAATTTAGATTTTTATGTATATGTTATATTTTGAATTTTTACAAACGGCTATAAATTACTAAAACTGTTAAAAGTCTCGCATTCAAATTTTATGATCCACGGTTTAAAATTTTTGTTATGAAAAAATACAAATGATTACAAAAATTATATAAGTAAAAAGTCTAATTTAATTAATTATTAAGATTAATATATATATATCATTTTAAATTAAACTATAAACCATATAAAATANNNNNNNNNNNNNNNNNNNNNNNNNNNNNNNNNNNNNNNNNNNNNNNNNNNNNNNNNNNNNNNNNNNNNNNNNNNNNNNNNNNNNNNNNNNNNNNNNNNNNNNNNNNNNNNNNNNNNNNNNNNNNNNNNNNNNNNNNNNNNNNNNNNNNNNNNNNNNNNNNNNNNNNNNNNNNNAAATCATCATTTAATAGACATTAATATTAAAAATATACTAAAATATATTATCTATACCAGTATCATTTAAATTTAATAACATATTCTATCAAATATAAAAAAATATTTTTTGGATTAATAAAATTGATTTATATGTTCGCACCAATTTAATTATATATTTAATAGTTACTGACTTTTAATTATTTAATATATATTTATTATTCCATAATATGTAAAAATATTTAACACATAAAATAATATATATATAATGTTGTAAAAAAAAATGTTGATCCCGCGCAAGGCGCGTATCTTAATCTAGTATTCAACTATTTTGGAAACCCATCCAGAAATTCCAAATTTCTTTCCAACGTTTATAATATAAAATTTACGGTTAAATACATTTATGTTTTAGCTTCTACCAGATGATTATCCTCAGTCTAACGGCTAAACCCCTTCTCTTACAAAACTGAAGCACTTGCCTCATCCCACGTTCGATTCCCCTTGGAATCGGATCGCTTTTTATTTTTTTACTTGAATAAAAATCAATGGATTATATTCATTTACTTACATCAACAAACAATTGAAACACACTTGGCTTAGTGGCCATACTTTATTCCCCCTTTCCCTAGAGATCTCGTGTTTGAATCCTGGTAGATGTATATTTGTTCTTTTTTTTTTTGCTCAAAAATTCCATTTCATAATTTGAAATTTCCCAAATATGCAGATACCAATCCTTAGTTTTTGATCTCATATCATTTTTTAGGTTAAATTTCTTTGCTAGAAAGAAACACACTTATATTCTACTATTCTGGAAACCCGTCCAGAAATTCCAAAGTTCTTTCCAACGTTTATAATATAAAATTTATGGTTAACAAAGAGAAAAAGGAAACTGAGGAGCATTACATGTTGATTCTCCGCTTGGTCAAGGAACAAACTCAATCTGAATCTGAATGGAATGAGGTTTCGAGCAAAGTAAAATATATTTTTCGCAAATTGATTTGCTTGATGTCATTATCAAGGCTGAAAACTTTGACTTTGTTGCTGAGTTGGAAAAACTAACAGCAGAGCACATTGAAGCCGAATGAAACTTGGCTAATGTCAAGGTTAAAGTAATTGACTGGCCAAAGCTTGGGAAAAGTTGGATGGATAATAATCTGATGTTATCAACTTCCCTCTTATGTTTTAAGACTAACTAGACCCTGACCCGCGCGCCAGCGCGGATATGAATTTTCAAATTTTAATTATTTATTTTATTAAATGATGTTTTTGTAATATTCGTTCATATTATATTCATTAAGTAAATATTTTTTTTGCATCTTAAACTATCTATTTTTTACGATGTGTGATATCATATAGAAAATATAAAAAAATGAGTATAGAATTAATTAGATAATTTTAAAAATAGAAATTTTTATTTCGTGTGCGATATCATATAAATAATGATCCGCCCAATTAACAAAAATCATGATTATTTTATGTGTAATTTTTTTTATTTTGACAATTTCCTTAAAACTTTATTAAATTTTACATATTTTAATTAGAATATTTTTAATATCTTTACCTTTTTATTTGAAATGNNNNNNNNNNNNNNNNNNNNNNNNNNNNNNNNNNNNNNNNNNNNNNNNNNNNNNNNNNNNNNNNNNNNNNNNNNNNNNNNNNNNNNNNNNNNNNNNNNNNNNNNNNNNNNNNNNNNNNNNNNNNNNNNNNNNNNNNNNNNNNNNNNNNNNNNNNNNNNNNNNNNNNNNNNNNNNNNNNNNNNNNNNNNNNNNNNNNNNNNNNNNNNNNNNNNNNNNNNNNNNNNNNNNNNNNTCAACTGAAAATAATATCCGTACAATTGTGTGAGTCAAATTCTAGTTTTATTGCTGCATGTTTTAGGTAACATTTTAATGATGCACGTTTTTAAAAATCTCCATTATTAAAATTATGCACGCAAGGATAATTCATGAGTTTTTTTGGTTGATTAAATGACATTATGTCCAAATTTATTTAAGAATATTTCATTAAGGTAACTGAATAAAGATAAACAATAAAATAAGAAGTTTAAATTCATTTAAGTATATTTCATTAATGTAACTGAAAAGACAAGTAATAAATTAGGCAGTTTTATTCGTTTTAGGATATTTCATAAATGCAAATGAAAAAGACAAGCAAAAAAAAGGGAATTTAATTAATGAAGTAAGAACATTTTCAAATGGGTACTTCTCTTTTAATAATATAGATATTTATGTATTATGAAACCCACATCATGTTGTATGGTCACTTTTTCCTTAACGGAATCATAACATTTTTTAATTTTTGTATCAGTCAGCAAGAGAATTGCTTATATTGCTTTTAAAATCTTACTCATTTTGAGATATAACACCTTGGCTTAGTGGTCTTGTATCTTGGTAATCTCATTTTCATATTCGATTTTTGGAAACTCATCCTGAATATCACAAATGGTATCCTAGATAATATATATTTATCTCTGTGAATAAATAAGTTCACATTTCACAAAACGAATATCCACCGTAGCCTAGCGGCTAGCCCTCTACTCTTACACAACTCGTATCGCACATTAAATTCGCCTTCGATTCCCTTTGGAAACAAAACCATTTTTCTGCTTTTAATTAAATATAAATATGTTGTTTATATTGGTTTAATTATAAAAATTGGCAAGTATAACACCCTTGGCATAGCAGCTGCACACTAGGATTCCCTTTACGAGAGTTCTCGGGTTCAATCTTGGTAATTTCACAATTAATTCCTTTTTGAAGTTAAGGCTTATGCTTACTCATTTTATTTTTTGGAAACTCATCCTAAAAGTACCATAGATATGTGTTTTACAATGATAACAAATTTTAACACTTTATTGATAGAATTACCGACAATGCTTCAAGACATTCTAAAATTTCTTTAATAACAATCTAAATGAAACAAACGTCGTCATCATTCATTACAAACTTCTTACTTGTCCAAGTCAACATCAAAGTTCAAAAACATAGTCTTAGCATGACAGGTATTGAATCTCCCATCGCGTTGATGTCCTGCGTAACCAAGCCAAATTTTTTTTTAAATTTTCTAGTATCCGATTTTCTGGAAAGCTATCCTGAAATTTTGAAACACCTTCCTGAAACTAAAAAAAAAATTCCCACAAATTTTCACAAACAAACTCATCTCAGTCACACTCAGGAAAATTGGGATTGCGGATAAAATACCACACATAGCAATCACAAAATGTAATGGAAACATTAAATGTACTTAAGTGAGTGTCTTAAGAGGCAAAGCCTTTGGTTCTGAACCTAAATATTATGAGCCAACTCATCTTCATCAAAAGCCAAATCCTGAACAAAAGTGAAACTCATAAGCAAACTGTAATCTCTATAATCTAAAGGAGAAAAATAAAAGTGTAGATTCTTCACCTTATCCTCATAACCAATGTTTTGAAAACCAGACCGGACATCAACTCGGTATTTTTTACTGGGTGACTGGTTGAACCGTTTCAACCAGGTTTTAAGTATTTTCTTATATATATATAAGAAATGTGATTAAGCAGAAAATACACTTAGAAATATTTAGTATTAATAGAGAAACATATAATTAAATAATTATTAAATAGAATTTTGTGATCACTAGCTATTGGTTTTGCGCCTGACCACTATTCTTTATATTTTTTTTATATATAAGTTAAAATAAAATATACCATCAATGGATATAAACATATGCAATTGAAAAAGAAGGAAACAAATGCTAATTTCTTTTTGGACTAAGGGAAAACAAAGAAAACAAATGTAAATAAGAAACATTTACATTTGCAAAAGAAGGAAACAAATGTTAATAAAAATTAAAAGAGGAAGGAAATGATTGTGGATTTCTAACGGAATGGTAAGAATCTGAAATCCAATAAAAACGTACCATTTTTACATCACAATTAATGCAATTACATTTATTATTTTACTGAACCGAGTTTATTTATTGACCTGAATCGCGGATTAACCTGTTTTGACCGGTTTTGACGGTTCAATTTTAGTCCGGGTTTTAACTCAATCCGGACTCGGTATGTTAAACTATCCACGATTGAACCGGTCGGACCGGCCGGTCCGGTCTGGTTTTCAAAACCTTGCTCATAACTATCGACATTTCCTAATATAGCTGCAATAAAAGCATCAAATTTTGGCTAGCTACATGTTTTCTGCAGGCAGGACACTCATGGTTCCTGAAAATGCAATTTTGCCAATAAATAAAACTCAAATAAGCTCCTTATATAGCAATGCTAGACATATAATATACCACACACTATCCTGCGTAACCTAGAAAACAAAAAAATCCAAAATTTGTTAACATCGGCTTTTATGGAAAGCTTTCCTGAAACTACAGAAATCATTCCTAAAAAAAAATCACAAAGTTTCACAAGCACGGACAATCGAATTGAAATTTCATAAGTAAATTCACGAGCCAACCAAACATATTAACATGCGTAAGCTAAACAAGACACCAAACAAAAAGTTTTTCAAATTTGTTAACATCAGATTTTCGGGAAAGCTTTCCTGAAACTACACAAATCCTTCCTGAAATTTAAAAAACCACACAGTTTCACAAGCGCAAGTAAGAGACTAGAAATGTCATAAGCAAATTCACGAGCCTACAAATATATTAACATGCGTAAGACAAACAAGACACCAAGCAAAAAAAAATTTAAATTTGTTAACATCAGATTTTCTGGAAAGCTTTCTTGAAACTACATAAATTCTTCCTGAAATTTAAAAAACCACACAGTTTTACAAGGGCAAGCAAGAGACTAGAAATGTCATAAACAAATTCATGAGCCTACCAAATATATCAACATGCGTAAGACAAACAAGACACCAAGCAAAAAAAATTCAAATTTGTTTACATCAGATTTTTTGGAAAGCTTTTCTGAAACTACATAAATCCTTCCTGAAATTTAAAAAACTACACAGTTTCACAAGAACAAGCAAGAGACTAACAATGTCATAAGCAAATTCACGAGCCTACCAAACATATCAACATGCGTAAGCCAAACAAGTAAAATAAAGAACAATCTTACTAAAATTTCTATGTGTCATTGCGTGTTTAAAATTTCTTACCAAATTTTATAGATGGGTACGAGATTTTTGTAGGTGGTTTAAACTCCGATAATTGTTTGTAGATCCTTCCTGAAATCAAACAACTAAAATAAAGAACAATCTTCTCAGAGAAATGAATAAATACTTATCTCAAAAGATTAGTAACTAAGAATCTTGTCTTGTTAGATAAGTCTTTCACCATCGGGTTGCAGAGTAGGTGCAATTTTCAAATGCCAAAAGTTAACTTCAAATCGTATCAAATGCTTAGACGTGAGACTAAACATGATTAAGACTTTGTAGATGAGTTGTTATCATTGGTATTAAACTAGCTTATCAAAGACATATCCCAACTTAGCATAAAAATACCAGACAAGATCAAATACAATACAAAAACACACAAAAAGGCAATCCTTTGAGAGATTGGGAAGAAAGCGAGTACCTTGGAGAGAAATGGAAGCTTAGGTTTAGCGGAGAGACGTAAAAAAAAACTTTTCGAGGGAGACGAGAGTTGCTTAGTTACTAATCTCTTTGAGATATGTGTTTATCTGTACGAAAATTCAAAGCAAACAAGGTAACATTAAACATCTGTTTGCGAAACAACCAATTTTTCAATTAAGAACCCTAATTTTGATTTTGAATTGGAAATGTTTAACATTTACATGGATTAGTTCGAATTTCGACCGATAAGAGTGTTGATGGTTGTAGATTCACCGTGATTTATCTCCGGCGTCATCGAAAGAAGAAGACGATGATGGTGGAAAAGTCGAATCTCTTCGTCGTGATCCTAGTCGTTCGTTGACTCATTTTTCTGTTTTAAGTTTTATTACTGAGAGAGTAGTTTAGACTTTTGATTTGATCTATTAGTGAAAGCTATTAATCTGATTTCTAGTTTGTTGTGTTATTTTAGAGACATAAACTTAAATAAGTCTATTTAGTAGAATTACCCTTTTTTAATTATGTACAAAAGCAAAAATTATAATATTTATTAATGCAATCAATTATATAGATTTGCATCTAAGATATGATAGATTTTGGTTGTTTAAAAATTTCCATAATAACTGAATTTTTTTATATATAGTAATATATTTTATGGATTCTAATATATTTTAAGCTAGATTTTATATAGTAATATATTTTATTCTTCGCGCTTTAGAAAAAAAAACATGGGTTCTATTATGAATAGTCTCAGTTCAGATTTCTTCAGTTTTCCCAACTAAAATCTCATGTATTTAACATATATTCAAGGATAATAAAAAGATATCTTATGTGAAAGACTTACATTATGAATGTAGTTGTCATATTTTCATTAAAAAATTTGGCTGTTTTTTTTTTTACAAGTTATCTTCTTCAAAATTAAAAAATAAAATTCCTTCAAAATTTTATCCTTGGGCAACAAAAAAATTATCTACTTAAAATTTGTATAGTGATCGCATTTGCATATGTTGGCAATAAAATATATGGACATCGGAAAATAAAATATATAATATGTATACAATTTTTATTATTGAATATATTTTTGATAAACAAAAATAGTTATGTGCTTTTAAAGCTATGTCAAAATATTACGCTCCAATTATAAACGTCAAAGCTCAAACTTTAAAATCAAAATGTTATTCAGCACATTAGATACAAGTATAAAATGTCAGTAAATAAAAGTTGTGACGGATCTTCTGCGTTTTCAAATTTAGTATTTGCATTGTATAACCATAAAAATTATAATTTAAAAAATTAAATTACTATCTGAGAGATACCCGTGCGGAGGATGGAGCAGCTAGAGATGGAAAACGGCCGTGAAACGAAGAAGCAGAAGACTGCAGAAGCAAAGGACACGCCATGGTCGAGGTTTCAAGTGGATAAAGTTGCAGAAGAGAGTAGTGAGAGCTCATACATACACATAAAAATTAACATACACATTTTTTTAAGATGTGTAACCTAGGCAGATCTTTTTTTTTGAAAAGAACCTAGGCAGATTTTGCTGAGCCATTTTGCATGCTATTGTCTCTACTTAAGAGATTTTCTTCCAGCTCATCTTTAATTCCACATCATGTTTGCAATGTTTAATGTATAGTTTTATAAACTTCCACTATTTGCTTAAATCATGCATGGTTTATGCAGCAACTTTGAAATTTTTATAGCAATAAAAAACAAAGAAAGAGTTATTACATTCATGATGATCTTGATCTGTTTTGTAGCAATAGAAATACTCAAGATTTGTTTTAAATCTTTTAAGTGTTTAAAATTAGAGAAGCGATGATGCTCTTGAGCTCGGATACAACCGCGCCTGCATGTGCGTACTCTTCAAGAATCCTCTCAAATATGTTTCCCCGCTTAAACACTGGCAAGAACAGCCACAAACCAGTCACCATGACAAACCCGAACGTTAAAACACGGCTGGTTCCTGTCGGAATAAACCTCCACCTTCCGTAGACTTTTTTCTTGACAGCTATCTCCACAGTAGTGCATATCCCGTGTACAAGAAAGAACCACATTACTTTCCAATCCGGCATCAACCCTCCCAGGTAGAAGAAGATGAGCTCATGCATCAAACCTGAGACAACAAACGTGGCGAAAACAGCTGGGGCCTGCGACCAGTTCGGGCCCAAGACAGAGAACAGCTGAACCATCGGTTCGTAGACAGTAGGCCTTAGAATTCCGCTGACAGCCAGGTTCCATCGTCTGCCCCAAAACTCTTGAAGTGATGTAGCCAGGTAGGGCTTGTTGAACTGTGGCTCTAGCTCAAGACTTGACATGGCTCGAACCATGGTGGCTGTGGCAGCTAGAATGAGCTCGAGGGAGAGATATATATGAATCGCGTAGAGTGTCAATACGGCTTTGTCAGGGAGTTTGCTGTTATACGCGTAGACTTTTGTCATAAGAACCAAAAGAGTAACCATGATGGTATAATACAAGAGACCCTCTCTAGATGAGTAAGATGTGGTAGGTTTAGGGCTCAGATGAATCTTGATGGGCAAGCAAGAGACAGCTAAGAAAATAGGGAGAGATAATAAGGGTTTACTGTCTGAAGCAAGAGGACCTCGTCCTAAAGCAAAGAGAAAGACCTTGAAGTTAGCGAGCCAGGAGATGAAGAAAGCCGTGATGCCGACAGCATGTATGTTGGACAATGATAAAGGAACTACGAAGAAATAGAGGAAGACTGGTATGAATAGTATCATCCTTCTCATCCCTTTTGAAACCAATCGGGCAACGACATGAGTGTAACACAATGAGATGATCACTAAACACCACGCGCTGATGAAACTCACCATCTCTGTCAAGTCTCCGGAAGGATGAAGAAGATGATGAACAAGGATCGACAAAACTGACATAGGATCTTAGAAAACGTGCAATGCATCGATGTAAAACCATGAGGAAAGTCTCCGTTGTATTTTCTATCCATTAACAAGTTGACAAATGACATTAAAGAACCATATCTGTCTCTTCCTCTAGGAATATTTAATTGCTTTAAGACACGTCTTATGTCTCTTCCAGTAAGGTTTGGTCATCGAGACCATCTCTAGGTAAACCATCATCGGTCTTGTTCTCCTAGCAATTCTTTTTTTTTTCCTGTGACCTCAACATCAAGAACCATATCTATCTTTGAATTTGGATCTTCAAACTTTGAAATATAGCTTTTGTTGTTGCAACTATTTAAGAGGAAGCCAAAAGTTTCTAGCTTTGATTCTTTGTAAGCGTTGACTACGGTTGTATTCATCCACTATGTTGATCAAGAACTTATTCTTCAGCACTATCATCCCTTTAATAAAGAAACCCTCCAATTTTGATCAGACCAGGTTCTTTCCTTGAAAGTCTAAAGTTTAGAATCATAGTCAAGATGGAAGAGATAGCCACACTCATAGTTGCAACCCTCCAGGGCCAGATGATGCTTCTCACTCACACACATGCTTCCACACTCACACTCAACCCCATCATCCCAGTATTATAAATATTTTCTTTTCTTTTTATACGATATGTATGGTTGTCTGATTATGTGATTATTTATTGTGTAACAGGATTCACAAGAGAATGATAATTCTGACATAAGCGGTCATGTGGGAACAGAGAGGCAGTGAGGAAATACAGGGAGAAGAAGAAGGCTCGCACCGCATACCTTGAAGACGAAGTCAAGAGACTGCAATCTCTGAATGAGTACTTGTTTAGAAAGCTTCAGAGCCAAGCAATGGTGGAAACTAAAATCATCAAACTCCGAGCTCTTCTGGTAGAAATGCAAGTGAAGATTGATGATGAACTTGGTGGTTTCTCGTTTCAGAAGCAATGCAACGGTTCTGGTTTTGTGTTTAAAGAAGGGGATGTCTCCCTTCTGTGTTGGCTATATATATGACATTGGTGATAAATGAACCATGGAACAGAGAAATAAAAAACAACGAAAAAACTTGAGCCTAAATGGTTCAAAGACTAGTGTTTTGTAGGTTAGTGATTTTTCACTTTTTGAAATTATATTTTTAGCATATGCATCATATATAATGATCTCATTTTTTAAAAAACTGAGTT
Proteins encoded:
- the LOC106307718 gene encoding acyl-CoA--sterol O-acyltransferase 1, whose translation is MEMVSFISAWCLVIISLCYTYVVARLVPNGMRRMILFIPVFLYFFIVPLSLSNIHAVGITAFFISWLANFKLFLFALGRGPLASDTKPLSLPIFLAVSCLPIKIHLSPKSYSQGGSSREGLLYYTIMATLLVLMTKVYEYNSKLPNKAVLTLYAIHIYLLLELILAATATMVRAMSGLELEPQFNKPYLATSLQDFWGRRWNLAVTGILRPTVYEPMIQLFSVLDPNWSRVLAVLATFVVSGLMHELIFFYMGGLMPDWKVMWFFLVHGLCTTVEIAVKKKVNGRWRLPTGVGRVLTFGFVMVTGLWLFLPVFNRGNIFERALEEYAYAGALAAELKTIMASLL
- the LOC106311053 gene encoding acyl-CoA--sterol O-acyltransferase 1-like is translated as MSVLSILVHHLLHPSGDLTEMVSFISAWCLVIISLCYTHVVARLVSKGMRRMILFIPVFLYFFVVPLSLSNIHAVGITAFFISWLANFKVFLFALGRGPLASDSKPLLSLPIFLAVSCLPIKIHLSPKPTTSYSSREGLLYYTIMVTLLVLMTKVYAYNSKLPDKAVLTLYAIHIYLSLELILAATATMVRAMSSLELEPQFNKPYLATSLQEFWGRRWNLAVSGILRPTVYEPMVQLFSVLGPNWSQAPAVFATFVVSGLMHELIFFYLGGLMPDWKVMWFFLVHGICTTVEIAVKKKVYGRWRFIPTGTSRVLTFGFVMVTGLWLFLPVFKRGNIFERILEEYAHAGAVVSELKSIIASLILNT